The Desulfovibrio inopinatus DSM 10711 genome segment ATACTGATAAGAAAGAGCAAAACGATGGCCCCGACAGTTGCCGTCACCAAAGAGCCAATGAGTCCGCTCGCTTTAAGACCCAAAATTCCAAAGAGGAATCCACCGATCAGAGCACCGATAATACCGACAATCATATTGCCCACAAGGCCAAAACCGCCCCCGCGCATGAGCTTTCCCGCAAGCCAGCCAGCTACAATACCGATGAGAAGAAAACCCAGAATACCCATATTGTCTCCTTTCGTTTTGGATGAGCAAGGGAATAAGCCTTGCGTCAGAATCGTTGCTAGCATGAATTCGGCAAGGTTTCGAGATGAAATCGCAATTGTTTTGATGTATTGTCGAAGAACTTAATGGTTGGGAAAAACCGGGCTTGCTGAAAGAGTTGGTTCGACGTATTAGTGAACAGAACGGTATTGATACAAGTTGATGGACGACGCTCTTCTTTTCCTTTGTAAAAGAGAAGAAGAACAATCTTTTCATGGTCGGGCGGGATATGCTTCTGGATACGCTTCTAGACCTCTCTTTTGACCCAATTTGTCTTATTGATGAAAGGGGAATTATAGTTTTTGCCAATGAAGCATTTGGCAACCTGACTGGCTATATGTGTAAAATAGGGTCCGACGTATTTTTTGAAGATATTATTGGCCCAGAAGCTTTGCGTGATTTGGAAACGCAGCTTCATGCTGCCGACAAGATTTATGTTACGTCCAACATACGATTATGTGATGGGCGTCTGCTTCCTGTGGCGATCAAAGCGTGTCTGATCCATAATAAGCGTCATAGGCTTTTTGTAATGAGACCTATGCAGGACATGCCGGCCGATCGAGAGATGGAGCACCAGGCACTCCATGACCCTTTGACTGGTCTGCCGAACAGAGCACAACTGACTGATCGCCTCAAGCAGTCCATAGCCCAGGCAAAGCTAAACAATCTTTTTATGGCTGTCGTCTTTATTGACCTCGACGAATTCAAGCCAATCAATGATACATACGGCCACGAATGTGGAGACTTCGTACTTGTAAGCGTCGCGCAAACATTGCAGGAAACCATTCGAGATTGTGATATGGTCGCTCGCATCGGTGGTGATGAGTTTATTATACTGCTCAATGAACTCAAAAATGGTTTGCATGCCGGATTAACAGCCAATCGTCTCATCAAGGCAATAACACAGCCTTTACAATGGGGCGAACATTTGATTGGAGTAAGTGCAAGTTTGGGCGTTGCTGTATGTCCCACGCATGACGATGACCCGGAAGGTCTTTTAAAGAAAGCTG includes the following:
- a CDS encoding GlsB/YeaQ/YmgE family stress response membrane protein, giving the protein MGILGFLLIGIVAGWLAGKLMRGGGFGLVGNMIVGIIGALIGGFLFGILGLKASGLIGSLVTATVGAIVLLFLISMMRKR
- a CDS encoding diguanylate cyclase domain-containing protein — protein: MLLDTLLDLSFDPICLIDERGIIVFANEAFGNLTGYMCKIGSDVFFEDIIGPEALRDLETQLHAADKIYVTSNIRLCDGRLLPVAIKACLIHNKRHRLFVMRPMQDMPADREMEHQALHDPLTGLPNRAQLTDRLKQSIAQAKLNNLFMAVVFIDLDEFKPINDTYGHECGDFVLVSVAQTLQETIRDCDMVARIGGDEFIILLNELKNGLHAGLTANRLIKAITQPLQWGEHLIGVSASLGVAVCPTHDDDPEGLLKKADDAMYLAKKSGKNGYAFFGEGDIFS